In Ignavibacteriota bacterium, the following are encoded in one genomic region:
- a CDS encoding transferase yields the protein MNAPATGSCLFVNGRVLANAVLARHIIPEGPDTVFVHNHTIVAVRASEQTLRGLGTDADGLPDLAALTALPRVDVACTLIRYPWDLVNANGGAITDDAALIAGNAPHLEGVKLYDGAHLVNPGAITVGRGSIIKPGAVLDAEKGPIVIGANVRIFPNAVIEGPAFVGGGSLIKIGAKIYENTSIGPMCKVGGEVEGSILHGFANKQHDGFLGHAYLCPWVNLGADTNNSDLKNNYGSVRVTINGTEVDSGSLFVGVIMGDHAKSAINTMFNTGTVVGVGSNVFGAGFPPKYIPAFSWGGAEGIETYAIDKCIDVARKVMLRRNQTLTSAGEALLRHVFTLTQNERTQSVRT from the coding sequence TTGAACGCTCCGGCTACCGGTTCATGCCTCTTCGTGAACGGACGGGTCCTTGCCAATGCGGTACTTGCGCGCCACATCATTCCCGAAGGCCCGGACACGGTCTTTGTGCACAACCACACCATCGTCGCCGTTCGCGCGTCCGAACAGACACTGCGCGGACTGGGAACGGACGCCGACGGGCTCCCGGATCTCGCCGCGCTGACAGCCTTGCCGCGGGTGGATGTGGCGTGCACGCTCATCCGCTACCCCTGGGACCTCGTGAATGCCAACGGTGGGGCGATCACCGATGACGCGGCGCTGATCGCGGGCAATGCACCTCACCTGGAGGGAGTGAAACTCTACGACGGAGCGCATCTGGTGAACCCCGGCGCGATCACCGTCGGCCGTGGCAGCATCATCAAACCGGGGGCAGTGCTGGACGCCGAGAAGGGACCGATCGTGATCGGTGCGAACGTCCGCATATTCCCCAACGCGGTGATCGAAGGGCCGGCATTCGTAGGAGGCGGCTCGCTGATCAAGATCGGCGCGAAGATCTACGAGAACACGTCCATCGGCCCCATGTGCAAAGTGGGTGGCGAGGTGGAAGGATCGATCCTGCATGGCTTCGCCAACAAACAGCACGACGGCTTTCTGGGCCATGCCTACCTCTGCCCGTGGGTGAACCTCGGCGCGGATACGAACAACAGCGACCTGAAGAACAACTACGGCTCGGTGCGTGTCACGATCAACGGCACGGAAGTGGACAGCGGTTCGCTGTTCGTCGGCGTGATCATGGGCGACCATGCCAAGAGCGCGATCAACACCATGTTCAACACCGGCACGGTGGTGGGCGTGGGGAGCAACGTCTTCGGTGCGGGGTTCCCACCGAAATACATCCCGGCGTTCTCGTGGGGAGGGGCAGAAGGGATCGAGACCTACGCGATCGACAAATGCATCGACGTCGCACGGAAGGTGATGCTCCGCCGGAACCAGACGCTCACATCGGCCGGCGAAGCGCTCCTGCGGCATGTCTTCACGTTGACGCAGAACGAACGCACGCAGAGTGTGCGAACGTAG
- a CDS encoding type 1 glutamine amidotransferase, which yields MRLSGKQIAILVADGVEELEYFVPLMRLEEEGAEVISAAPDVDTVRGKNGLEIQPSARIDSLHARDLFALVIPGGWAPDKLRRSVHVTDLVRDMDMAGKPVGIICHGGLVAISAGIVRGRHATGSLGIKDDLINAGGLWVDQPAFREGHLVWGRVVADIPAFCRELVAALSEAAGARVK from the coding sequence ATGCGCCTCTCAGGAAAACAGATCGCGATCCTTGTCGCTGACGGGGTTGAAGAGCTGGAATACTTTGTCCCCCTAATGCGGCTGGAGGAGGAAGGGGCGGAGGTGATCTCAGCGGCCCCCGATGTGGACACCGTTCGCGGCAAGAATGGCCTGGAGATCCAACCCTCGGCACGGATCGATTCGCTTCATGCCCGGGATCTTTTCGCGTTGGTCATCCCGGGAGGCTGGGCCCCCGACAAACTCCGCCGCTCTGTCCATGTCACGGATCTGGTGCGGGATATGGATATGGCGGGGAAACCGGTCGGGATCATCTGCCACGGAGGCCTGGTGGCTATCTCGGCAGGCATCGTCCGGGGTCGTCACGCGACAGGCTCACTTGGGATCAAGGACGACCTGATCAACGCCGGGGGGCTCTGGGTGGATCAGCCTGCGTTTCGTGAAGGTCATCTGGTGTGGGGACGGGTCGTTGCCGACATCCCCGCATTCTGCCGTGAGTTGGTCGCCGCTCTGTCGGAGGCGGCCGGGGCAAGAGTGAAATGA
- a CDS encoding serine hydrolase has protein sequence MKRPLIVSLLCVLFCALFLPPVLAGPLREHPDLAPKIALLEQWIEAQRTYRSIPGLSIAVVHDQEIVWSRGFGVADLTTKAPVTPGTVFRIASITKTFTATAVMLLRDRGKLRLDDPVSAHLPWFTYKNRHADGPVVTIRQLLTHTSGLPREAAFPYWTDHIFPTREQMIAAFHDQESVFEPETRYKYSNLGMAILGEIVAAASGMPYDAFVTKNILEPLGMASTSVHPQEALRGRWATGYDRKLDDGSRKAVDMLDARGLVSAANISSTVEDLGRWASFHMLEGKNTPGQVLKGSTLREMHRAQWVNKSWTGGAGLGFSVSKGDGRSTYGHGGWVGGNRSQFTVSPKEKVAVIVMVNADDGEPGFFAARAMAMLAPAIAKITAVPAPPAKFDPAWQKYTGTYTDPAGWETKVLIMDNKLMMYGFSYPPEDDPMGSLSELAYEKDGVFRVSGDDGSGELVYFEMGADGKVARIKAEENFLYPKK, from the coding sequence ATGAAGCGTCCGCTCATCGTGTCGCTGCTCTGTGTCCTCTTCTGCGCGTTGTTCCTCCCTCCCGTCCTTGCCGGGCCGCTGCGTGAGCATCCCGACCTTGCGCCGAAGATCGCACTCTTGGAGCAGTGGATCGAGGCCCAACGCACCTATCGGAGCATCCCCGGCCTTTCCATCGCGGTCGTGCATGACCAGGAGATCGTGTGGTCGCGCGGTTTCGGCGTCGCCGACCTGACGACGAAGGCGCCGGTAACGCCAGGAACGGTGTTCCGCATCGCGTCGATCACGAAGACGTTCACCGCGACGGCGGTCATGCTCCTGCGCGACCGCGGGAAGCTGCGCCTGGACGATCCCGTGAGCGCGCATCTCCCGTGGTTCACGTACAAGAACCGGCATGCCGACGGTCCCGTGGTCACCATCCGTCAGCTGCTGACGCATACCTCCGGCCTGCCACGCGAGGCGGCATTCCCCTATTGGACCGACCATATCTTTCCGACGCGCGAGCAGATGATCGCGGCGTTCCACGATCAGGAGAGTGTCTTCGAACCCGAGACACGGTACAAGTATTCGAATCTGGGCATGGCGATCCTGGGTGAGATCGTTGCGGCGGCATCCGGCATGCCGTACGATGCGTTCGTGACGAAGAACATCCTGGAGCCGCTCGGGATGGCGAGCACCAGCGTCCATCCGCAGGAGGCGCTCCGCGGACGGTGGGCCACAGGGTATGACCGGAAACTGGACGACGGTTCGCGCAAAGCGGTCGACATGTTGGATGCGCGCGGGCTGGTTTCCGCCGCGAACATTTCCTCGACGGTGGAGGATCTCGGGCGGTGGGCGTCGTTCCACATGCTCGAAGGAAAGAACACTCCCGGACAGGTGCTGAAGGGGAGCACGCTGCGCGAGATGCATCGTGCGCAGTGGGTGAACAAGTCGTGGACAGGCGGGGCGGGGCTCGGCTTTTCGGTGTCGAAGGGTGACGGGCGTTCTACGTATGGCCATGGTGGATGGGTGGGAGGGAACCGGTCCCAGTTCACGGTCAGTCCGAAAGAGAAGGTTGCCGTGATCGTGATGGTGAATGCCGACGATGGCGAGCCGGGCTTCTTTGCCGCGCGTGCGATGGCGATGCTTGCCCCCGCGATCGCGAAGATCACTGCTGTGCCCGCGCCGCCGGCGAAGTTCGACCCGGCGTGGCAGAAGTATACCGGTACCTACACGGACCCCGCGGGATGGGAGACGAAGGTGCTGATCATGGACAACAAATTGATGATGTACGGGTTCAGCTATCCACCCGAGGATGATCCGATGGGGTCGTTGTCCGAGTTGGCCTACGAGAAGGACGGTGTCTTCCGTGTGAGTGGTGATGACGGGAGCGGGGAGCTGGTGTACTTTGAGATGGGGGCGGACGGGAAGGTGGCGAGGATCAAAGCGGAAGAGAACTTCCTCTACCCGAAGAAGTAG
- a CDS encoding rhomboid family intramembrane serine protease: protein MMQSWTIRLIIANVVIFILSYAAPGIRQQFAMVPAEILQYPWTLVTYMFLHADTFHLLFNMLGLFFFGPRLEAEMGGRDFLLLYFIAGMGGALLSYITPHTPIIGASGGVYGVFLAFARFWPREQILIWGIIPVEARTLVIVMTAMSVWGGFSGGGNTAHWAHLGGFVGGYLYLVLRDRKSRARRLKFIVPLPSFGQTDVQRWRSIDRTGMHEVNRSEFDRIMAKIDTAGIEQLTPQEQQFLERFSRL from the coding sequence ATGATGCAGTCGTGGACCATACGGTTGATCATTGCAAATGTGGTGATCTTCATCCTGTCCTATGCCGCTCCCGGGATCCGGCAACAGTTCGCCATGGTGCCGGCGGAGATCCTGCAGTATCCCTGGACGCTCGTCACGTACATGTTCCTGCATGCCGACACCTTTCACCTCCTGTTCAATATGCTCGGACTCTTCTTCTTCGGACCACGGCTCGAAGCGGAGATGGGCGGACGCGACTTCCTTCTGTTGTACTTCATCGCGGGGATGGGCGGCGCGCTGCTCTCGTACATCACCCCGCATACACCCATCATCGGTGCTTCGGGCGGCGTGTACGGCGTCTTCCTCGCCTTCGCTCGCTTCTGGCCGCGTGAGCAGATCCTCATCTGGGGCATCATTCCCGTGGAGGCGCGCACGCTTGTGATCGTCATGACCGCCATGAGCGTCTGGGGAGGGTTCAGCGGCGGTGGGAATACGGCACACTGGGCGCATCTGGGCGGGTTCGTGGGTGGGTATCTGTATCTCGTCCTGCGCGACCGCAAGTCGCGGGCGCGCCGGTTGAAGTTCATCGTACCGCTCCCGTCCTTCGGGCAAACGGATGTGCAGCGGTGGCGGTCCATTGACCGCACGGGCATGCATGAGGTGAACCGTTCGGAATTCGACCGCATCATGGCGAAGATCGACACCGCCGGCATCGAACAGCTCACCCCGCAGGAACAGCAGTTCCTCGAACGGTTCAGCCGTCTATGA
- a CDS encoding (Fe-S)-binding protein translates to MPVQSVIFGLVLAGALTLFGRSALRLIGYLRIGKAENRFDRIGERIGMVVKIAFGQSKLLREPVAGLLHFMIFWGFVILLSAIVESVLEGLAPGASFAFLGPLYPPLVFLQDLIGCLVVLAVVVSILRRLIAPPKRLQVEGHSKWDAILILGLILTVMVTMFGQNAARTILHPSFADGARFISSPLAAMFAGMDAGSVAVWYGIFFWGHMLAVLGFLNYLPYSKHLHVLTSVPNVYFTNLEPRGALKPINLADETATKFGATDVDDLSWKQLFNGYTCTECGRCTASCPANTTGKLLNPRKIFVDIRARTMEKAPLAGIAADTAEADVQEVLGHQLLDNFITEQELWACTTCMACVQECPVMIEHVDAIVDLRRGLVLNESRFPDELKVTFSNLERNFTPWNFSHSTRADWAQGLEVPVMADVRTADVLFWVGCAGSYDARYQKVSRAFVQLMKMAGVNFAILGNEEKCNGDPARRMGNEYLAQTLMTDNIATLNGYGVKKIVVTCPHCLQSLGKEYRQFGGEFEVVHHATFLEQLVKEGKLKLRQSAQGTVTFHDPCYLGRYNGEYDAPRELIAAVNGAQPAEMRRSHDKSFCCGAGGGRMWMEEREGKRVNIERTEEALELKPDVIGTGCPFCMTMLTDGIKEKGAAEQVAVKDIAELLLEAVEPPARA, encoded by the coding sequence ATGCCAGTACAATCGGTCATCTTCGGCCTCGTCCTCGCCGGCGCCCTCACGCTCTTCGGCCGCAGCGCCCTCCGCCTGATCGGCTATCTCCGCATCGGCAAAGCCGAGAACCGCTTCGACCGCATCGGCGAACGCATCGGGATGGTCGTGAAGATCGCCTTCGGACAGTCCAAGCTCCTGCGCGAGCCCGTCGCCGGACTCCTGCACTTCATGATCTTCTGGGGGTTCGTCATCCTGCTCTCCGCGATCGTCGAGTCGGTGCTGGAAGGCCTCGCCCCCGGCGCGAGCTTCGCGTTCCTCGGGCCGCTCTATCCGCCGCTCGTGTTCCTGCAGGACCTCATCGGATGCCTCGTCGTGCTGGCGGTCGTCGTCTCCATCCTCCGCCGGCTCATCGCGCCGCCGAAGCGCCTGCAGGTGGAAGGGCATTCCAAATGGGACGCCATCCTGATCCTCGGGCTCATCCTCACCGTGATGGTCACGATGTTCGGGCAGAACGCTGCCCGCACCATCCTGCATCCTTCGTTCGCTGACGGCGCGCGGTTCATCTCCTCGCCGCTCGCCGCGATGTTCGCGGGTATGGATGCCGGCAGCGTGGCCGTGTGGTATGGCATCTTCTTCTGGGGGCACATGCTGGCGGTGCTCGGCTTCCTGAACTATCTGCCGTATTCGAAGCACCTGCACGTCCTCACCTCCGTGCCGAACGTGTACTTCACGAACCTGGAGCCGCGCGGGGCGCTGAAGCCCATCAACCTCGCCGATGAAACCGCCACGAAGTTCGGCGCCACGGATGTGGATGACCTGAGCTGGAAGCAGCTCTTCAACGGCTATACCTGCACCGAATGCGGGCGCTGTACCGCATCATGCCCGGCCAACACCACGGGGAAGCTGCTGAATCCGCGGAAGATCTTCGTGGATATCCGTGCGCGCACAATGGAGAAGGCCCCGCTTGCCGGCATCGCGGCCGACACGGCAGAAGCAGATGTGCAGGAGGTGCTGGGGCATCAGTTGCTGGACAACTTCATCACCGAACAGGAACTCTGGGCGTGCACCACATGCATGGCATGCGTGCAGGAGTGCCCGGTGATGATCGAGCACGTGGATGCGATCGTGGATCTGCGCCGCGGGCTCGTGCTGAACGAATCGCGCTTCCCCGACGAACTGAAGGTCACGTTCTCGAACCTGGAACGGAACTTCACCCCGTGGAACTTCAGCCACTCCACGCGCGCGGATTGGGCGCAGGGGCTGGAGGTTCCGGTGATGGCGGATGTGCGGACGGCCGACGTCCTGTTCTGGGTGGGATGCGCGGGCTCCTACGACGCGCGGTACCAGAAGGTTTCCCGTGCGTTCGTGCAGCTCATGAAGATGGCCGGCGTGAACTTCGCCATCCTCGGGAACGAAGAGAAGTGCAACGGCGATCCGGCGCGGCGGATGGGGAACGAGTATCTTGCACAGACGCTGATGACCGACAACATCGCCACGCTCAACGGCTACGGCGTGAAGAAGATCGTGGTCACGTGTCCCCACTGTCTGCAGTCGCTCGGCAAGGAGTACCGCCAGTTCGGGGGCGAGTTCGAGGTCGTCCACCATGCCACCTTCCTCGAGCAGCTCGTGAAGGAAGGGAAGCTGAAGCTGCGCCAGAGTGCGCAGGGGACGGTCACCTTCCACGACCCGTGTTACCTCGGGCGCTATAACGGCGAGTATGATGCCCCGCGCGAGCTCATCGCCGCCGTCAACGGCGCTCAGCCTGCCGAGATGCGGCGGTCGCACGACAAGAGTTTCTGCTGCGGCGCGGGCGGCGGACGGATGTGGATGGAGGAGCGGGAAGGGAAGCGCGTGAACATCGAGCGCACGGAAGAAGCGCTCGAACTCAAACCCGATGTGATCGGTACCGGCTGTCCGTTCTGCATGACCATGCTGACGGACGGCATCAAAGAAAAGGGCGCAGCGGAACAGGTGGCGGTGAAGGATATCGCCGAACTCCTGCTGGAGGCTGTGGAGCCGCCCGCCCGGGCATGA
- a CDS encoding DUF4905 domain-containing protein: MKRTVIYSPGANVWRVHPAVNGRLVGELRDTENRRVAFFALAFPEGTMLWEGLTVDEQWWTGIERVEGDLLFIHGFVSPDMPMHRGITVVDIPTGKQLWSQPLWTLDVVRGRTLRVLTDGKEYDPNILVDARTGEEIFGEPEQTNDSGAEWWTGVTYPEPVTVERCGAHPQGALVLKEWNSGEIVGPVEMMDLPEFFVAATAVQRKLLGISRLEHVLAVVEKKKGKIVHDVVLAREAKGAVMETCFVQKGTLVYVQEKKKLCLYRL; this comes from the coding sequence GTGAAACGTACCGTGATCTATTCGCCCGGCGCGAACGTCTGGCGTGTCCACCCCGCAGTGAACGGCAGGCTCGTCGGCGAGCTGCGCGACACCGAGAACCGCCGGGTTGCGTTCTTTGCCCTTGCATTCCCGGAAGGGACAATGCTCTGGGAGGGGCTCACGGTGGACGAGCAGTGGTGGACCGGCATCGAGCGGGTCGAAGGCGACCTGTTGTTCATTCATGGGTTCGTCTCGCCGGACATGCCCATGCACCGCGGGATCACGGTCGTGGACATACCGACCGGCAAGCAGCTCTGGTCGCAGCCGCTCTGGACCCTTGACGTTGTGCGTGGCCGGACACTCCGCGTGCTGACGGATGGGAAAGAGTACGACCCGAACATTCTCGTCGACGCGCGCACGGGCGAAGAGATCTTCGGCGAGCCCGAGCAAACCAATGACAGTGGAGCGGAGTGGTGGACGGGCGTGACGTATCCCGAGCCGGTGACCGTTGAGCGGTGTGGCGCGCATCCGCAGGGTGCGCTCGTGCTCAAGGAATGGAACTCCGGTGAGATCGTTGGCCCTGTCGAAATGATGGACCTTCCCGAATTCTTCGTTGCCGCCACCGCTGTCCAGCGCAAGCTCCTCGGCATCTCCCGGCTCGAGCACGTGCTCGCCGTGGTGGAGAAGAAGAAGGGGAAGATCGTGCACGACGTGGTGCTCGCACGCGAAGCCAAAGGCGCCGTGATGGAGACGTGTTTCGTGCAGAAGGGCACCCTCGTGTACGTGCAGGAAAAGAAGAAGCTCTGTCTGTACAGATTGTAG
- the rdgB gene encoding RdgB/HAM1 family non-canonical purine NTP pyrophosphatase, which translates to MKQLLLASNNADKATEFRSAFAELSITLKTLKDFPQFPPTEEDAPTLEGNAIKKAMEAWERTKLPSLADDTGLEVFYLDGRPGVYSSRFAGEGATYADNCRKLIAEMKGVAPRRRKAQFRCVLAFVPDGKTVHCVEGVCPGVITEAPSGGGGFGYDPIFLPDGYTQTFAEMSVAMKNTLSHRGKAIMAMKKKLAEVAW; encoded by the coding sequence ATGAAGCAGTTGCTCCTTGCATCCAACAACGCAGACAAGGCGACGGAATTCCGCTCTGCCTTTGCGGAACTGTCGATCACGCTGAAGACGCTCAAGGACTTTCCGCAGTTCCCGCCGACCGAGGAGGATGCTCCGACGCTCGAAGGGAATGCCATCAAGAAAGCCATGGAGGCATGGGAGCGGACGAAGCTGCCGTCGCTGGCCGACGATACCGGGCTCGAAGTGTTCTATCTCGATGGTCGTCCGGGTGTGTATTCGTCCCGGTTCGCGGGCGAAGGCGCCACGTATGCCGACAATTGCAGGAAGCTCATCGCGGAGATGAAGGGTGTTGCCCCGCGCCGCCGTAAGGCGCAATTCCGCTGCGTGCTCGCATTCGTCCCCGATGGGAAGACGGTCCACTGCGTGGAAGGTGTCTGTCCCGGCGTCATCACGGAAGCCCCCTCCGGTGGTGGCGGATTCGGGTACGATCCGATCTTCCTGCCCGACGGGTACACGCAGACCTTTGCCGAGATGAGCGTGGCGATGAAGAACACCCTCAGTCATCGCGGCAAGGCGATCATGGCGATGAAGAAGAAGCTGGCCGAGGTTGCCTGGTGA
- a CDS encoding 5'-deoxyadenosine deaminase has protein sequence MNRTLILPRAIMTMDARNTVVQGGAIAVENDAIARVLTPEDLRGVQREDWHVVDAPGLVAIPGFIQTHIHLCQTLFRGLAEDLELLDWLQGRIFPFEAAHSPSSMYASARIGLAELIRSGTTTIMDMGSVHHEEDVVRAVSESGIRAFLGKALMDVNEMYPLLKEDTDAAITSAHRQAEQWHGSANGRIRYAVAPRFILSCSDALLKEAHAMTRAFPGMLFHTHASENRHEREAVRKRCGMDNVEYFDLLGILNHVTCLAHCIWLNDHEVDLMAQAQAKVLHCPSSNMKLGSGIADIPRYLERGIPVSLGADGAPCNNTLDMFQEMRLAALIQKPVHGPTAMRALDVLRLATMGGAAALGIATEAGSIEPGKKADIVLLDLTKYWNAPQTLDAESIAGNIVHTGNPDNVSAVMVDGVWLYREGMHRTLDLPRTVEAARTELASLLTRIQTS, from the coding sequence ATGAACCGCACCCTGATCCTTCCCCGTGCCATCATGACCATGGATGCGCGGAATACCGTCGTTCAGGGTGGCGCCATCGCCGTGGAAAACGATGCGATCGCCCGGGTGCTGACGCCGGAGGATCTGCGGGGGGTGCAACGCGAGGACTGGCATGTGGTGGATGCGCCGGGGCTCGTAGCGATCCCCGGGTTCATCCAGACGCACATCCATCTCTGCCAGACGCTCTTCCGGGGGCTTGCGGAAGACCTGGAGTTGCTGGACTGGCTGCAGGGACGCATCTTCCCGTTCGAAGCGGCGCATTCGCCGTCGTCCATGTATGCCTCCGCGCGCATCGGCCTCGCCGAGCTCATCCGTTCGGGTACGACCACCATCATGGACATGGGGAGCGTGCATCACGAGGAGGATGTGGTGCGTGCGGTGTCGGAATCCGGTATCCGCGCCTTCCTCGGGAAGGCGCTCATGGATGTCAATGAGATGTATCCGCTCCTCAAGGAAGACACCGATGCGGCCATCACCTCGGCGCACCGGCAGGCGGAGCAATGGCACGGGAGCGCCAACGGGCGCATCCGGTACGCCGTGGCACCGCGGTTCATCCTGTCGTGCAGCGACGCGCTGCTGAAGGAAGCCCATGCGATGACGCGTGCATTCCCGGGGATGCTCTTTCATACGCACGCCTCCGAGAACCGTCACGAACGGGAAGCCGTGCGGAAGCGGTGCGGCATGGACAACGTTGAGTATTTCGATCTCCTCGGCATCCTGAACCACGTCACCTGTCTCGCGCATTGCATCTGGCTGAACGATCATGAAGTGGACCTCATGGCGCAGGCGCAGGCGAAGGTCCTGCACTGCCCGTCGTCCAATATGAAACTCGGATCGGGCATCGCCGACATTCCGAGGTACCTGGAGCGTGGCATCCCGGTCTCCCTCGGCGCCGATGGTGCGCCGTGCAACAACACCCTGGATATGTTCCAGGAGATGCGGCTTGCGGCGCTCATCCAGAAGCCGGTGCACGGGCCGACCGCCATGCGGGCGCTGGACGTCCTCCGGCTTGCCACGATGGGCGGAGCCGCGGCGCTCGGCATCGCCACCGAGGCCGGCAGCATCGAGCCGGGAAAGAAGGCAGACATCGTCCTGCTGGATCTGACGAAATACTGGAACGCACCGCAAACCCTCGATGCGGAGTCCATCGCCGGGAACATCGTCCATACCGGCAACCCGGACAATGTGTCCGCGGTGATGGTGGATGGTGTGTGGCTGTACCGCGAGGGCATGCATCGCACACTGGATCTTCCGCGGACGGTTGAAGCCGCGCGCACCGAACTTGCCTCCCTTCTCACCAGGATACAGACCTCATGA